One genomic region from Streptomyces sp. NBC_00457 encodes:
- a CDS encoding winged helix-turn-helix transcriptional regulator — MKDTDLHSVDAETRTVFRADCPSRPILDQIADKWSMMVMALLERPTRFNELKRGLEGITQRVLTQTLRRLERNGMIQRTVLATSPVGVEYSLTPLGESLRKPFGQLYDWTVEHSGEIQNCQRAYDTRAGA, encoded by the coding sequence ATGAAGGACACCGATCTGCACAGCGTTGACGCCGAAACACGGACGGTTTTCCGGGCGGACTGCCCCAGCCGACCGATCCTCGACCAGATAGCGGACAAGTGGTCGATGATGGTGATGGCGCTGCTGGAGCGGCCCACCCGGTTCAATGAACTGAAGCGAGGTCTGGAGGGCATCACGCAACGTGTCCTCACCCAGACACTGCGCCGTCTCGAGCGCAACGGCATGATTCAGCGCACAGTGCTGGCGACCTCACCGGTCGGCGTCGAGTACTCGCTCACACCCCTGGGCGAGTCCCTGCGCAAGCCGTTCGGCCAGCTCTACGACTGGACCGTCGAGCACAGCGGAGAGATCCAGAACTGCCAGCGAGCGTACGACACCAGGGCTGGCGCTTAA
- a CDS encoding DUF2461 family protein: protein MRGQFTGWPEQAMDVLWQLQGEPAHATRERCRTDRERLVRQPMIALLNEVADTDPRYEDFSVWHYRTDSWWWQNQVAVIRLGRKIEIGLRFSLDGLRISGAWWYPDPGQVDTFRKAVASERSGRELSAIVEDVRKKGYDISGDVMKRPPRGYPTDHSRTDLLRHRSLIAARPLGCGEWLHTPEAVDRVLAAAADLDALLMWLVRHVKRAA from the coding sequence ATGCGTGGACAGTTCACCGGCTGGCCGGAGCAGGCCATGGACGTGTTGTGGCAGCTCCAGGGCGAACCGGCCCACGCGACCCGCGAGCGCTGCCGCACGGACCGCGAACGCCTGGTCCGGCAGCCAATGATCGCCCTGCTCAACGAGGTCGCGGACACCGACCCCCGGTACGAGGACTTCTCGGTCTGGCACTACCGCACCGACTCCTGGTGGTGGCAGAACCAGGTCGCGGTGATCCGGCTCGGCCGCAAGATCGAGATCGGTCTTCGGTTCTCCCTGGACGGCCTGCGGATCTCGGGCGCCTGGTGGTACCCCGATCCCGGCCAGGTGGACACGTTCCGCAAAGCCGTGGCCTCCGAGAGGAGCGGCCGTGAACTGTCCGCCATCGTCGAGGACGTGCGAAAGAAGGGGTACGACATCTCCGGGGACGTGATGAAACGCCCCCCGCGCGGCTATCCGACGGACCACTCCCGTACGGACCTGCTGCGCCACCGTTCGCTGATCGCCGCCCGCCCCCTCGGCTGCGGGGAGTGGCTGCACACCCCCGAGGCGGTCGACCGGGTCCTCGCGGCCGCCGCCGACCTGGACGCCCTGCTGATGTGGCTGGTCCGCCACGTGAAGCGTGCCGCCTGA
- a CDS encoding SDR family oxidoreductase, translated as MSQPLQGKVALVAGASRGAGRGIAVELGAAGATVYVTGRTTREKRSEYDRPETIEDTADLVTEVGGHGIAVPTDHLDPAQVRTLVDRIADEQGRLDILVNDIWGGEKLFAWDSPLWEHDLDNGLRLLRLAVETHAITSHHALPLLLRHPGGLVVEMTDGTAEYNRDNYRVSFFYDLAKSSVLRMAFALGHELGPRGATAVALTPGWLRSEMMLDNFEVREENWRDALEIVPHFAISETPRYVGRAVAALADDPDVARFNGESLSSGGLAQVYGFTDLDGSRPDAWRYLVEVQDAGKPADVTGYR; from the coding sequence ATGTCACAGCCACTGCAGGGCAAGGTCGCGCTGGTCGCCGGAGCGTCACGGGGAGCCGGACGCGGTATCGCCGTGGAACTCGGGGCGGCCGGCGCGACCGTCTACGTCACCGGCCGCACGACCCGCGAAAAGCGCTCGGAGTACGACCGCCCGGAGACCATCGAGGACACCGCCGACCTGGTCACCGAGGTCGGCGGCCACGGCATCGCCGTACCCACCGATCACCTCGACCCGGCACAGGTCCGCACCCTCGTGGACCGTATCGCCGACGAGCAGGGCCGCCTCGACATCCTGGTCAACGATATCTGGGGCGGCGAGAAGCTCTTCGCGTGGGACAGCCCGCTCTGGGAGCACGACCTCGACAACGGTCTCAGGCTGCTCAGGCTCGCCGTCGAGACACACGCGATCACCAGCCACCACGCCCTGCCGCTGCTGCTGCGCCACCCCGGCGGCCTGGTGGTCGAGATGACCGACGGCACCGCCGAGTACAACCGCGACAACTACCGCGTCAGCTTCTTCTACGACCTCGCCAAGTCGTCCGTCCTGCGCATGGCCTTCGCCCTCGGCCACGAACTCGGCCCGCGCGGCGCCACCGCGGTGGCCCTCACCCCGGGCTGGCTGCGCTCGGAGATGATGCTCGACAACTTCGAGGTACGCGAGGAGAACTGGCGCGACGCCCTCGAGATTGTGCCCCACTTCGCCATCTCGGAGACCCCGCGCTACGTCGGCCGCGCCGTCGCCGCCCTCGCCGACGACCCCGACGTCGCCCGCTTCAACGGCGAGTCCCTCTCCAGCGGCGGCCTCGCCCAGGTCTACGGCTTCACCGACCTCGACGGCAGCCGCCCGGACGCGTGGCGGTACCTGGTCGAGGTCCAGGACGCGGGGAAACCGGCGGACGTGACCGGTTATCGGTGA
- a CDS encoding DUF4180 domain-containing protein, with the protein MATDAVSPADEIVTLHGVTLLRCAPDGPPLDGERAALDLIGDAGWREAQLVAVPAERVSDEFFQLRSGIAGAIVQKFAQYRLRLAVVGDISQHVADSQALRDFVYESNQGHQLWFLPGYDELDERLRPTG; encoded by the coding sequence GTGGCCACTGACGCCGTATCGCCCGCCGACGAGATCGTGACCCTGCACGGCGTCACCCTCCTGCGCTGCGCCCCCGACGGCCCGCCGCTCGACGGCGAGCGCGCGGCGCTGGACCTCATCGGCGACGCCGGGTGGCGCGAGGCTCAACTGGTCGCGGTCCCCGCGGAGCGTGTATCGGACGAATTCTTCCAGCTGCGCTCGGGGATCGCGGGCGCGATCGTGCAGAAGTTCGCCCAGTACCGGCTGCGCCTGGCCGTCGTCGGGGACATCTCACAGCACGTCGCCGACAGTCAGGCCCTGCGGGACTTCGTGTACGAGAGCAATCAGGGCCACCAGCTCTGGTTCCTGCCCGGCTACGACGAGTTGGACGAGCGGCTGCGCCCGACTGGCTGA
- a CDS encoding MBL fold metallo-hydrolase: protein MAARIERLVTSGQFTLDGGTWDVDNNVWIIGDDHEAIVIDAAHDADAIAEAVGDRRLTAIVCTHAHNDHIDAAPALADRTGATIWLHPDDLPLWKLTHPDRDPDAHLTDGQVIEAAGADLTVLHTPGHAPGAVCLYDRGLGTVFTGDTLFQGGPGATGRSYSHFPTIVTSIRDRLLTLPPDTKVLTGHGDSTTIGAESPHLEEWIARGH, encoded by the coding sequence ATGGCCGCCCGCATCGAACGCCTCGTCACCTCAGGGCAGTTCACCCTCGACGGCGGCACCTGGGACGTCGACAACAACGTGTGGATCATCGGCGACGACCACGAAGCCATCGTCATCGACGCCGCCCATGACGCCGACGCCATCGCCGAAGCCGTCGGCGACCGCCGGCTGACCGCGATCGTCTGCACCCACGCCCACAACGACCACATCGACGCCGCTCCCGCCCTCGCCGACCGCACCGGAGCCACCATCTGGCTGCACCCCGACGACCTGCCGCTGTGGAAGCTCACCCACCCCGACCGCGACCCCGACGCCCATCTCACCGACGGGCAGGTGATCGAGGCCGCGGGCGCCGACCTGACCGTGCTGCACACCCCCGGGCACGCGCCCGGCGCGGTCTGCCTCTACGACCGGGGCCTCGGCACCGTCTTCACCGGCGACACCCTCTTCCAGGGCGGCCCGGGTGCCACCGGCCGCTCCTACTCCCACTTCCCGACGATCGTCACCTCGATCAGGGACCGCCTGCTCACCCTGCCGCCGGACACCAAAGTCCTCACCGGACACGGCGACTCGACGACCATCGGGGCGGAATCCCCCCACCTGGAGGAATGGATCGCCCGTGGCCACTGA
- a CDS encoding S-(hydroxymethyl)mycothiol dehydrogenase, with amino-acid sequence MAQEVRGVIAPGKDEPVRVETIVVPDPGPGEAVVQVQACGVCHTDLHYKQGGINDEFPFLLGHEAAGVVEAVGAGVTDVAPGDFVILNWRAVCGQCRACLRGRPWYCFDTHNAGQKMTLASTGQELSPALGIGAFAEKTLVAAGQCTKVDPAVSAAVAGLLGCGVMAGIGAAINTGNVGRGDTVAVIGCGGVGDAAIAGSNLAGAAKIIAVDIDQRKLEKARSMGATHTVNSKETDPVEAIRELTGGFGADVVIEAVGRPETYQQAFYARDLAGTVVLVGVPTPEMKLELPLLDVFGRGGALKSSWYGDCLPSRDFPMLIDLHLQGRLDLEAFVTETIQLDEVEKAFERMHHGDVLRSVVVL; translated from the coding sequence ATGGCGCAGGAAGTGCGCGGCGTGATCGCACCGGGCAAGGACGAGCCCGTCAGGGTGGAGACGATCGTCGTACCCGACCCGGGTCCGGGAGAGGCCGTCGTCCAGGTCCAGGCCTGCGGGGTCTGCCACACCGACCTGCACTACAAGCAGGGCGGCATCAACGACGAGTTCCCCTTCCTGCTCGGCCATGAGGCCGCGGGCGTCGTGGAGGCGGTCGGCGCGGGCGTCACGGACGTCGCCCCCGGCGACTTCGTCATCCTCAACTGGCGTGCGGTGTGCGGCCAGTGCCGGGCCTGTCTGCGCGGCCGGCCCTGGTACTGCTTCGACACCCACAACGCCGGCCAGAAGATGACCCTCGCCTCGACCGGACAGGAGCTGTCCCCGGCTCTCGGCATCGGCGCCTTCGCCGAGAAGACGCTCGTCGCCGCCGGACAGTGCACCAAGGTCGACCCGGCGGTCTCGGCGGCCGTGGCCGGGCTGCTCGGCTGCGGGGTGATGGCGGGCATCGGTGCCGCCATCAACACCGGCAACGTCGGGCGCGGCGACACGGTCGCGGTCATCGGCTGCGGCGGCGTCGGGGACGCGGCGATCGCCGGGTCGAACCTGGCAGGCGCCGCGAAGATCATCGCCGTGGACATCGACCAGCGGAAGCTGGAGAAGGCCCGCTCGATGGGCGCCACCCACACGGTCAACTCCAAGGAGACCGACCCCGTCGAGGCGATCCGCGAGCTGACCGGCGGCTTCGGCGCCGACGTCGTCATCGAGGCGGTCGGCCGCCCGGAGACGTACCAGCAGGCCTTCTACGCCCGCGACCTCGCCGGCACGGTCGTCCTCGTCGGCGTCCCCACCCCCGAGATGAAGCTCGAACTGCCGCTGCTGGACGTCTTCGGACGCGGCGGCGCGCTCAAATCCTCCTGGTACGGCGACTGCCTGCCTTCCCGCGACTTCCCCATGCTGATCGACCTGCATCTGCAGGGCCGCCTGGACCTGGAGGCGTTCGTGACCGAGACGATCCAACTCGACGAGGTGGAGAAGGCCTTCGAGCGGATGCACCACGGCGACGTCCTGCGCTCGGTGGTGGTGCTCTGA
- a CDS encoding metal-sensitive transcriptional regulator, whose translation MELQFEGDELKSVLNRLKRAQGQISGVIKMIEEGRDCEDVVTQLAAASRALDRAGFAIIATGLQQCLTDPAQGERDGESPAQMKARLEKLFLSLA comes from the coding sequence GTGGAGCTGCAGTTCGAAGGTGACGAGCTCAAGTCGGTGCTGAACCGGCTGAAGCGGGCGCAGGGGCAGATCTCCGGAGTGATCAAGATGATCGAGGAGGGCCGTGACTGCGAGGACGTCGTCACCCAGCTCGCCGCGGCATCCCGCGCACTCGACCGGGCCGGATTCGCGATCATCGCGACCGGGCTGCAGCAGTGCCTCACCGATCCGGCCCAGGGGGAGCGCGACGGCGAGAGCCCGGCGCAGATGAAGGCCCGGCTGGAGAAGCTGTTCCTGTCGCTCGCGTAG